Proteins encoded together in one Astyanax mexicanus isolate ESR-SI-001 chromosome 10, AstMex3_surface, whole genome shotgun sequence window:
- the stx5a gene encoding syntaxin-5a codes for MTCRDRTLEFQSACKSLQGRQVQNGTQTKPVLNALKQRSDFTLTAKRIGKDLSNTFTKLEKLTILAKRKSLFDDKSVEIEELTYIIKQDINNLNKQIAQLQDLVRSCSGQNGRHIQTHSNTIVVSLQSKLASMSNDFKSVLEVRTENLKQQRSRREQFSQAPVSASPLLANNFSSSVLMQDESRSLGADVAIDMDSTANPLQLQLIDEQDSYIQSRADTMQNIESTIVELGSIFQQLAHMVKEQEETIQRIDSNVEDTQLNVEMAHTEILKYFQSVSSNRWLMIKIFLVLVVFFIIFVVFLA; via the exons ATGACGTGTAGAGACCGCACACTTGAGTTTCAGTCCGCTTGTAAGTCGCTGCAAGGAAGACAGGTACAG AATGGTACGCAGACAAAGCCTGTGCTTAATGCTCTTAAGCAACGAAGTGATTTTACACTTACAGCCAA GAGAATTGGGAAAGACTTGAGTAACACTTTCACCAAATTGGAAAAGCTAACAATCT tggCCAAAAGGAAGTCTCTGTTTGATGATAAATCTGTGGAGATTGAAGAGTTGACCTACATAATTAAGCAG GACATCAACAATTTGAATAAACAGATAGCACAGCTCCAAGATCTGGTACGTTCCTGCAGCGGACAGAACGGACGCCACATCCAGACACATTCCAACACGATTGTCGTCTCCCTCCAG TCAAAGCTGGCCTCTATGTCCAATGATTTCAAGTCAGTGTTGGAAGTGAGAACAGAG AATCTAAAGCAACAGCGTAGCAGAAGAGAACAGTTTTCTCAGGCACCAGTATCCGCCTCCCCTCTTCTTGCAAACAACTTCA GTAGCTCAGTATTAATGCAGGATGAATCTCGAAGCCTGGGCGCTGACGTCGCAATTGACATGGACTCGACAGCCAATCCTCTCCAACTGCAGCTTATTGATGAACAG GACTCATACATCCAGAGTCGAGCAGATACCATGCAGAACATTGAGAGCACCATCGTAGAGTTGGGCTCCATCTTCCAACAGCTGGCACACATGGTCAAAGAACAGGAGGAGACCATACAGAG GATTGATTCTAACGTGGAGGACACTCAATTAAATGTGGAAATGGCCCACACTGAGATTCTCAAATACTTTCAGTCCGTCTCCTCTAATCGCTGGCTCATGATCAAGATATTCCTCGTACTTGTTGTTTTCTTCATCATTTTCGTGGTCTTCCTCGCATGA
- the zgc:162144 gene encoding RD3 domain-containing protein, whose product MFPWSAVFSLEPKVPGQRTPEELVTNTLMLELGAMVKRTERIRLERATEVRRRRGSSSSVDYSWLAGPQPHVPYELTPGDVLDLQELCAQIPPSQCGPVIVRFRKLVTEYEPEVHEVPQLFRTVLKAFLDEAQGNELQAQNGRCDKPRSKSLSFVTFRSRLRILSRGRGSFGGSRSNLQEEPAWSDEEEEEEETVGHAGTVTRPRRGRSQSMPEIIPLEQAAQS is encoded by the exons ATGTTTCCCTGGTCTGCTGTTTTCTCTCTGGAGCCAAAAGTGCCAGGCCAGCGCACTCCAGAGGAGCTGGTCACCAACACTTTGATGCTGGAGTTGGGGGCCATGGTGAAGAGAACCGAACGCATTCGCCTGGAGAGAGCCACCGAAGTCCGTCGTCGCCGTGGCTCCTCGTCCTCAGTGGACTACAGCTGGCTGGCCGGGCCTCAACCACATGTCCCCTATGAGCTCACGCCAGGAGATGTGCTGGACCTGCAAGAGCTTTGTGCCCAGATACCTCCTTCACAGTGTGGCCCTGTTATAGTCAG GTTCCGCAAGCTGGTGACAGAGTATGAGCCAGAAGTGCATGAGGTCCCGCAGCTGTTCCGCACTGTCCTGAAAGCTTTCTTGGATGAGGCTCAGGGTAACGAGCTGCAGGCCCAAAATGGCCGCTGCGACAAGCCCCGCAGCAAGAGCCTTTCCTTCGTCACCTTCCGCTCCAGACTGCGCATACTGAGCCGTGGCAGGGGAAGCTTCGGAGGTTCCAGAAGCAACCTGCAGGAGGAACCTGCCTGGTctgatgaggaggaggaagaagaggagacTGTGGGGCACGCAGGAACAGTAACGAGACCTAGGAGGGGGAGGAGCCAGAGCATGCCAGAGATTATCCCCCTTGAGCAAGCTGCTCAGAGCTGA